The genomic interval CTCGCCAGAGGAGGGCCTGTCTCGCCGGATCGCCGAGTACAGCGTTCCGCTGACCGCGACCAGGGGAGCGAACGTCCTCGACAAGCGCGTCGACACCATCCTCGTCGGCTACTTCATGACCCCGGTGGCGGTCAGCTACTACTACCTCGCCAAGCAGGTCGTGGGGTTCGTCCAGACCCCGGCGGCGTCGCTCGGATTCACCCTCTCGCCGACGTACGGCGAGGAGAAGGCTGGCGGCGAGACCGAGCGTGCGGCCCGCATCTACGAGACCTCGCTCAGGCACACCCTCCTGCTGTACGTGCCCGCGGCCGCTGGGATGGTGCTGGTCGCCGAGCCCGCCATCCGGCTGGTCTTCGGCGAGGGGTACGCGGGTGCCGCGCCCGTCCTCCAGGTGTTCGCGGTGTACGTCGTCCTCCAGGCGATCACCTTCATCACGAGCGACGCGCTCGACTTCCTCGGTCGGGCGCGCTCGCGGGCCTACGCCAAGGGCACCGCGTCGGTCGGCAACTTCCTGCTCAACCTCGTCCTCATCCCCGCGTTCGGCGTGGCGGGCGCGGCGGCCGCCACGGTCGTCACCCACACCGGTTACGTCGCGGTCAACGTCGCCATCATCCACAGCGAGCTGTCGCTCCCGCTCGGGCGGGTCCTCCGCCACTTCGCGGCGACCGTCGGGGTCGCCTGCGTGATGTCGGTCGCGGTCTACCTCGCGCTGACCGCGGCCTCGGGGCCGCTCGCGGTGGTCGCGGCCGTGCCGCTCGGGGTGGTCGTCTGGGCGGCCGTGTCGGTCGCCAGCGGTCTGGTCGACCCACGGCAGGTCGCGTCGGTGCTCTCGTGAGCGCGTCGGTGCTCCCGTGCGCGCGTCGGCGCTCCCGTGCGCGCGTCGGCGCTCCCGTGCGCGCGTCGGCGCTCCCGTGCGCGCGTCGGCGCTCCCGTGCGCGCGTCGGTCATCCTCGCGAGCGCGTCGGTCATCCTCGCGAGCGCGTCGGTCATCCTCGCGAGCGCGTCGGCATCCCCGCGAGCGCGCCCGCGGCGGCCCGCCGCCGCGGGCGCGCGGGGTGTGCAAAGCTAGAGCCGAAACGGGCGGAGGGCCCAAGGGCGGCCTACACGCCCGCAGACGGCGCGTAACGCGGGACAGACGGGCCATAACAAAGGCCGTCCCGCCACTCGACTCGGACGAGTGGCGGGCGAGTAGCCCGCAGGACGGAACTATGTCAATGGAACCTACCGACGCAGACAGCGCGTTCGTTCTCGGACTCGACGGGGTGCCGTGGTACCTCGTCGAGGAGTGGGTCGGGGACGGCCACCTGCCGAACTTCGCCCGACTCGTCGAGGACGGGGCCGCCGGACCGCTCCGGAGCACGATGCCGCCGACAACCGCGCTCGCGTGGCCCACCATCGCGACCGGGACGTGGCCCGACAAGCACGGCGTCTACTGCTTCCGGGGGCTCCGGTCGGACTACACCAAGCGCATGAACACGAGCAACGACGTCTCCCGGCCCGAGCTCTGGGACGTTCTCTCGCCGTCGGTCGTCGCGAACGTGCCGATGACCTACCCCGCCGACGAGATCGACGGCGAGCTCGTGACTGGGATGATGACCCCCGAAATCGGCGAAGGGTTCACCCACCCGCCCGAACTCCGCGAGGAGATCGAGACCCGCATCCCCGACTATCGGGTCAGCCTGTCGTGGGACGAGTACCGCGACGACCCCGAGGGGTTCCGCGAGGACCTCTCGGGGCTCGTCTCGACTCGCAGGCGACTGCTCGACCTGCTCGCGGAGACCGACGACTGGCGGCTCTTCTTCTTCGTGTTCACCGCGCCCGACCGCCTCCAGCACCTGCTCTGGGACGAGGACGTGCTGCTGGACCACTACCGCGAACTCGACGACGCGCTCGGCGACGTGCTGGACCGCGTCGAGCAGCGCGGCGCGAACCTGTTCGTGGTCTCGGACCACGGCTTCGCTCCCATCGACACGTTCGTCCACACGAACACCTTCCTCGAACGCGAGGGCTACCTCGAACGCAAGGGCGGGTCGGGGCGGGGCGCGCTCGAACGCCTCGGCCTCACCAAAGAGCGGGTCAAGGACGCCATCGACGCGGTGGGCATCGACCAGCGGACGGTGTACGACCACCTCCCCGACTCGCTGGTCGAGTCGGTCGCCGAGCAGGTGCCCGGGAGCCACGAGCTCTACGACGTCGACTTCTCCGAGACGGTGGCGTTCACCCACGGCGAGGGCAACCTCTACATCAACGACACCGAGCGCTTCGAGGAGGGGACGGTCACTCCCGACGAGGTGCCCGCGGTCA from Halorussus salilacus carries:
- a CDS encoding oligosaccharide flippase family protein, whose amino-acid sequence is MDLQRISRGLKATFGARVLYMAASGLLTVVLTRFLLTNEQFGLVGSAVAVLGVARLFGDLGLAKSAARYVTEYREKDPSQVPHVLRTAVVLRLVAIGAVCGAFAVFGGDIARLIDQPELAPLLVVGAGYIAANSFFTFSQVLFQGYNRVTYSATIQATGAVLRLVMAVVFVALLGGAVGAMVGYVVGYGIAAVFGLALLYAKCYRGTERADSPEEGLSRRIAEYSVPLTATRGANVLDKRVDTILVGYFMTPVAVSYYYLAKQVVGFVQTPAASLGFTLSPTYGEEKAGGETERAARIYETSLRHTLLLYVPAAAGMVLVAEPAIRLVFGEGYAGAAPVLQVFAVYVVLQAITFITSDALDFLGRARSRAYAKGTASVGNFLLNLVLIPAFGVAGAAAATVVTHTGYVAVNVAIIHSELSLPLGRVLRHFAATVGVACVMSVAVYLALTAASGPLAVVAAVPLGVVVWAAVSVASGLVDPRQVASVLS
- a CDS encoding alkaline phosphatase family protein codes for the protein MSMEPTDADSAFVLGLDGVPWYLVEEWVGDGHLPNFARLVEDGAAGPLRSTMPPTTALAWPTIATGTWPDKHGVYCFRGLRSDYTKRMNTSNDVSRPELWDVLSPSVVANVPMTYPADEIDGELVTGMMTPEIGEGFTHPPELREEIETRIPDYRVSLSWDEYRDDPEGFREDLSGLVSTRRRLLDLLAETDDWRLFFFVFTAPDRLQHLLWDEDVLLDHYRELDDALGDVLDRVEQRGANLFVVSDHGFAPIDTFVHTNTFLEREGYLERKGGSGRGALERLGLTKERVKDAIDAVGIDQRTVYDHLPDSLVESVAEQVPGSHELYDVDFSETVAFTHGEGNLYINDTERFEEGTVTPDEVPAVKAEIRERLEGLTDPKTGDPVLRVRDGDEVFETDDESPDLVVRGHKDREGGYLVANSLTDDIFRDGEMSASHREEGVFLAWGPSVESGSTPEDAAVVDVAPTVLHSVGEPVPEDADGRVLSEVFDARSAAATRRVTERAYSESGPDDAVEADFDDVESRLQGLGYME